The following coding sequences lie in one Bacteroidales bacterium genomic window:
- a CDS encoding DEAD/DEAH box helicase has protein sequence MKSFEELGVLDEILLAISELGFEYPMPVQEAVIPYLLGNGNDVVALAQTGTGKTAAFGIPLIQRVDVKKRFPQALVLAPTRELCLQIADDIKSYSKYIDGLKVLAVYGGSSIESQMKSLKSGVQIIVATPGRLLDLMNRKTVKMENIHNVVLDEADEMLNMGFEESLNAILTEVPMERNMMMFSATMSAEIGEIAKNYLNNAKEIVIGTKNEGTKNVKHIYYMVHAKDKYLALKRIADYYPKIYGIIFCRTRRETQEIADNLIKDGYNADSLHGDLSQAQRDAVMQKFRLRHLQLLVATDVAARGLDVDDLTHVINYGLPDDIESYTHRSGRTGRAGKTGTSIAIINMRERGKLREIEKVIAKEFITGTLPTGRQICEKQLIKVIDDVERVLVNEEEIEGFLPSIYRKLEWLSKEDLIKRVVSIEFNRFLEYYRDADTIDVPTEKAAQKECMKVKNSESDSSKRGRKAAPGFTRLFLNFGKVDGFYANHVIELINRNMKGQKPCVGKIDLLREFSFFEVAEEDAESVINALNKSFANGRRVIVEVAGENTGKSDNSGKKDGRKKKRDNNNADMFEPKKHKKRGKKDDWQQFFNGDFSIPNDSMWVKKGKKKKRR, from the coding sequence ATGAAAAGTTTTGAAGAATTAGGTGTCTTGGATGAGATACTTTTGGCTATTAGTGAATTAGGATTTGAATACCCTATGCCTGTTCAAGAGGCTGTTATTCCTTATCTTTTAGGTAATGGTAATGATGTTGTTGCTCTTGCTCAGACAGGTACAGGAAAAACTGCAGCATTTGGTATTCCTCTTATTCAAAGGGTGGATGTTAAAAAACGTTTCCCTCAGGCTCTTGTTCTTGCTCCTACAAGAGAACTTTGTTTGCAAATTGCTGATGATATTAAAAGTTATTCAAAATATATTGATGGACTGAAAGTTTTGGCCGTTTATGGTGGATCTTCGATTGAGAGTCAAATGAAGAGTTTGAAGAGTGGCGTGCAGATTATTGTTGCTACTCCCGGTAGACTTCTTGATTTGATGAACAGAAAAACTGTTAAGATGGAGAATATCCATAATGTGGTTTTGGATGAGGCTGATGAGATGCTTAATATGGGATTTGAGGAGAGTCTTAACGCTATTCTTACCGAAGTTCCTATGGAGAGAAATATGATGATGTTCTCGGCAACTATGTCGGCAGAGATTGGCGAAATTGCTAAAAATTACCTGAACAACGCTAAAGAGATTGTTATTGGCACCAAAAACGAGGGTACAAAAAATGTTAAGCATATTTACTATATGGTTCATGCCAAAGATAAATATTTGGCTCTTAAACGTATTGCTGACTACTACCCCAAAATTTATGGTATTATATTTTGCCGTACAAGAAGAGAGACTCAAGAGATTGCCGATAACTTGATTAAGGATGGTTATAATGCCGACTCGTTACATGGTGATTTATCGCAGGCTCAACGTGATGCTGTTATGCAAAAGTTCCGTCTGCGTCACTTGCAACTATTGGTGGCTACCGATGTTGCCGCCAGAGGTTTGGATGTTGATGATTTGACTCACGTTATCAACTATGGTTTGCCTGATGATATTGAGTCTTATACTCACAGAAGCGGAAGAACTGGACGTGCAGGAAAGACAGGTACTTCAATTGCCATAATTAATATGCGTGAGCGTGGCAAATTACGTGAAATTGAAAAGGTTATCGCCAAGGAATTTATTACTGGTACTCTTCCCACCGGCAGACAGATCTGCGAGAAACAACTTATAAAGGTTATTGATGATGTTGAGAGAGTGCTGGTCAACGAAGAGGAGATTGAGGGATTCTTGCCATCGATATATCGTAAACTTGAATGGTTGAGTAAAGAGGATCTTATTAAGCGTGTTGTTTCGATTGAGTTTAATAGATTTTTGGAGTATTACAGGGATGCTGATACAATAGATGTTCCCACTGAAAAGGCTGCACAGAAAGAGTGTATGAAGGTTAAAAATAGCGAGAGCGATTCTTCAAAAAGAGGCAGAAAGGCGGCTCCCGGATTTACCCGTTTATTCCTTAATTTTGGTAAAGTTGATGGTTTCTATGCTAACCACGTTATTGAACTTATAAACCGCAATATGAAAGGTCAAAAACCTTGCGTGGGTAAGATTGATCTATTAAGAGAGTTTTCGTTCTTTGAGGTTGCCGAAGAGGATGCCGAGAGCGTTATAAATGCATTAAACAAGAGTTTTGCCAATGGCAGAAGGGTTATTGTTGAAGTTGCCGGAGAGAATACAGGTAAAAGTGACAATAGCGGAAAAAAGGATGGCAGAAAGAAAAAGAGAGACAACAACAATGCCGATATGTTTGAACCTAAAAAACATAAGAAGAGAGGGAAAAAGGATGATTGGCAACAATTCTTTAATGGCGATTTCTCAATCCCCAATGATAGTATGTGGGTAAAGAAAGGCAAAAAGAAGAAGAGAAGATAG